TTTTGAGTTAGAGAGAGGTTTAGAATGAGACATACCTTCATAGGTGATGATGTGAGACTTATATAGTCGAGGAGGTGGTATTGGGCTTGGGTCAGCCCACCAGTCCACTCTAGAACACACAATATTTGAATTCATATCCTACAACCACAGCATCAGTGTCCCAGTCAAGTCTCTCATAATGAACCTAAAAGGATGAAAAATTAATCAACTTCAATTTGTTTAAACACAGAAACCAAATTAGCAAACATAAATACGGCTTTTGGCTATTATCTCTTCCTTCTTTTGAGGAACTCAATCAACTACTTACCATTTGACCATGGGATTTCTATACAACTTTTGTTCAGTATTTAGAGATGTTATAACAACAAACAAACTTAATCTCAATCAGATTTATTAGCTTGATAATCAATAGGTCTAAGGCAACTAATTATCCATATACTTATATGATGACATAAAGCATTGTCATTTTTTAAATGACGCATTTTTAGACTTATGAGAGCATAAACTTATTAAAGTCTAAGTCGCTCATCCTTGTAACCCTCTTCCTAAATCCGAAATCAACCATACATGCCATCAAGTACCACTTTCTCTActacttataatttttaaacaAGCATTCAAAGCATATTATAACAGAACTTCGCGTCACACAGTAACCATCATAATGTAATCTTGTTATCTCGATAATATGTGATCATTGAAATAGACCTTAACTCAAGAAATTCTCATGTTGGCCAATGTCCATGATACTTGAATTGTGTCCTTACAAATAGAAATTGTATAAAAGCAGTAGGTATATATTATTTAGTTAATAAAAGCATAAAACCCAGCCTCCAGCAAAAATTGTGGAAAAGCAGCATATCTTATAGGCTGAATAAGttctcaaaaacaaaaacaacatagTAAAAAAGATCCTCTTGTTAAGCTAATTACAAAGTTGTAGTTATATAACAACATAAATTGCACGATTCGTAGTTAATTGACAGCAAGTGTTATACCAAAtgagaaacatataaaatggCTGAATCACTTGCTTTTCCTTCATTCCGAAGCACACTTACAGATATATCTGATTCTACACCATACATATATTATAGGGGGAAAGGCAGCTCGGATCATAGAATTACCATATTAACAAAACTTGTTCCCATAATGAATGTATCAGACAGCCTGCTATTACAGCCTCATAATGAATATATCGGACTGCCTGCTATTACAGCCTCATAATGAATCTTAAATATCTAAATAATTCAGTAGGATGACAACCCGCTATTAGAGAACCGCACTAGTGTACTACTGTTGAACAAAGTTCCTCTATATAAGAAGAATATGTTGTTATATGAATCTATATAATTCAACCAAGTTTGAAATCATAAAGCCGATACAAGCAAtcataatgaaattaaaaaaaacttgaatagATCATCACCTGAGAGTTCCTTCTCATCAACTAGCTTTTCCCATTAAGGCATCAATCTGCAATTTTGGGCCATCAAGAAAATCCCTAACAAAAATCACAGAATAAAGTATATTCATCTTATTGTTGAATTTTGAGTAAGTGGGCTCATGTTTACCACACCACGCTTTatagataatgaaaaaaaattcatctcagTGATTGTTTCAAGATTAGGGTTTTAAAAAGACAATAAATACCATCGATTAGAGTCATAATGCATTTAACTCTGAGGTCATTGTCTCATTGAGGCAATCCAttccttacaaaacttatgaaacattagggaATAAGGTCATTAAGAACATAATGgaaaatcacttctaattgcagttgcaaaattgaatttagggactaagggtcatcaaatcAAAATAGATATCCATGCATTAATTATCAATAAAAgttcatataaatattttttgacagaaaagAGGACATCGATAGAGACAATTGTTTGAGtggcaattaaggcaacaactgcTTTCACATTCAGTGCCTAGGGTCATTTAGTTCATCGCATTGAGACATTTAAACTCttacaaaaattgaaagttcTTGAAtacacaagaatgaaaaaatcgACAACCCATCATTGTTCCCAATAggtattgattataaaccaaacaAGGCAAATATGTTGGAATGAAATTTCCaataagcagaagattgaaagcTCTTGGGACAGAACACATTTCCTCAATTAAATgcatcatccaacatttttgggCCTCACCAAGACTATCCCTTACAAAAATCATGGAACAAagtatatttatcattttatccaTCTTATTATCGAATTTCAAGTTAGTGAGCTCATCAAGTATACCATACCACTAGTGACAATTGcacaattagggtcataaaaagaCAATCGACACCATCCACATTTTGagtaaaatttcatattaaaattgttttgctttgaaagccaccatccaacttttccattatgaataaaaagttcataatgcattttcctcaaaggtcattaaggcatccatcccttacaaaacttatgtaacATTAGGGATAAGGGTCattaatttcataattaaaatcacttctaaagccaccatccaactattccattatgaataaagaattcataatgcatatTCCtcaagggtcattgaggcatccatcccttacaaaacttatgtaacattagggacaagggtcattaagttcataatgcaaaatcacttctgaagccaccatccaacttttctattatgaataaagaattcataatgcatttttctcaaaggtcattgagacattcatcccttacaaaacttatgtaacattagggacaagggtcatgaagttcataatgtaaaatcacttctaaagccaccatccaacatttccattatgaataaaaaattcataatggATTTTCCTcgagggtcattgaggcatccatcccttacaaaacttatgtaacattagggacaagggtcattaagttcataatgcaaaatcacttctaattacagttgcaaaattgaatttagggactaagggtcatcaaagcagaatatatatccattcatgcattactatgaataaaaattcataattttttttaatagaaaaacgGACACCAATAGGGACAATTGCTTGGGTAGCAATGAAGGCAACAACTAgatttcacattcagggactagggtcattaagtaatttatccaaCATTTTTTGGGCATCAAGACATCCAATCCtttacaaaatttgaaatttcacattttattgaagcagaagattgaaggTATTTGAATAATTAAGAATGAAAAAATCGAAAACCCATCATCGTTCCCAATAgttattgattataaaccaataagcagaagattgaaagttTTTGGGACAGAACACGTTTCCTCAATTAAAGTTTCGTGttttcaagcagaagattgaatgttcttgaattgTCCCATAATTAACGTAGCAAATATGTATGAATAATCAAGAATGATAAAATCGCAGCCCACAATCGTTCCCAACATGTATTGAAATTACCTTGCTTCATAGTCAACTTTGAGACTTTTTTCCCGTAACAATCTGAGATATGTGTAAGCTCCTGCTGATCCTGGGAAAAGAACTGGAGGTCTAAGATTATTTCCATCATGCAGTATCTATCTTTTTTGCTTTCTACCTCATCCCCGCAACATATCACAAACATACATTAATAATCCACTTCCAGCCACATTTTCATATcacaaacataaattaatagCTCTCTTTTTTGCCTTCTACCTCACCCCTGTAACATCACACGTATAAATTTTAGAATTCATCCTAATCGAAAGAAACCACACAATGCCCCCACCAAAATCAATCACAAATCAAATTCCTCCAGCACTGCAAACATTATATGTACTAGGCAACAATTTTTGATCTatcacaacaaaattgtttagAAAAACAACTAACAATCATATATAAAGAAGTCAAATATTGCAATAGTAATCATTTAGGTCACTGAAAACATGCATAAATCAAACTTGATGAGGATGAAGAAAACCCTAAACAAAGTGAAAATCGACttaaaatcaaatatgaaaTGTTAAATCCTAAACATACATAACATCAAATTAGaaaaatcaaaaccctaaaCAGAGTTAAAATCTCCTTGAAATCAAATCTTTGATGCTAAAATCACTTGAATCAGAAAATAAATGTTCAGAACCATATAATAGACGTGAAATTAACCAAAATTCATACCGCAATCAATTGATTCATAAATCGACTTGAAAATTTCTGATTGAAGAATCGCGGGATGCGGAAGATGCACACAACTGATCATTGAAGAATCGGCGGAGAAAGGAGAAACACGAGAGATTGTGAGTTCGAAGTGTGATTTTGGAAGAATCGGAAGTGTAATTTTGGGTGAGATGAAAATGGGAGAAAAATAGATTCTTGTttcttgaagaagaaaaagaaagaatgagtttttattcttttcacaAATGCACATAGCGTAAGATTCAAACACACAAATTACAATGCCTGTAACCTCTTCGCTTAACTGGTCGTttgttttagtttctttttttttaaaataatttttatactatattctttttttaaaaaaacaaaattcttaaaattaaatattttttttataagtagtCTTAGGGCTCGTTTGAAtggtattttctttttattaaagaCTGTAATAAAGAGATAGAGAAAATGAGACACAAAgaatttatatttgtttacCTCTTAATCCACTATAATCAAACAAGATTATAAATGTTTAAACACACAAGTCTAAGTCTTCTTACCTTACAAATAAGGACTTCCTCAATCAAAATTTACAAAGTAAATTGAGTATTTACACTTTTAActcaataaataatatttgtatatcaaataaaaatgtaaagaaCTCTAACCTCCACTCAAAAAATATGGAGCCATGAAAGCTACTAAGCTAGCCGCATGAATTGACATGACCCTACTAGCAGCATAGACATAGGCCAAAAATAATCATGACTCAAATTAGAGgggaggtttttttttttattttaccaaattAGAGGGAGATCAATACTTAACTATTGGAAGTTGAATTAATACTTGTTGAAATAGAACTAAAATGAATTGTAGAGGATCAACTTTACCAAACACTTGAAGATCAAAAGTTTCGACACGATTTTATACCGTTTGCATTCGATACTTTTGGCTTTCTAGTACCAGATGTCGTAAACcttttgaaaagagttcaaaagATCATGTATTGTAATGTTGTGTCGCATATGTCTATCAATGTTGGTTTTCAAAGATTGAGTTTTAATATACAAAAAGGtttagcggcgcagcttgttaCCTATCTACCTTttgttcatgtgtaattatattAATAACAAAATTTATAGGATACAAATTGGATTTATATTAATTTGCTAGCTAGCTAGATTACTTTACATTGGTACATCTTTTGTGACTTTGTGGTAATTTGGGCACATAATCAAACTCATGCAACAAACAAACCAAAGCTATGGAAGCTAAAAATACAAGCACAGGACCCAACATCCAAAGCATCAAAGGAATAGCAACACAAAACACCCTATTCCCAACAAAAGCTAAGGTAAACCCTTTTTCTATTACACTTTGTGTGTAACCACCAGACAAAAAATCTCCATAAGCATTCATCAAAAAATTTGCATCAATTAGAAATCCTATGGCCATTGAGCTGCATAAGAAACTAATCAACAAACATATTGATGCTGAACCATACTTCAAAACGAAGATTTTATCCGATTTTGAACCGAAAAATTCACTAGTAAAGAGATGGCTTGCATTGAATGCATTGTTGTTTAGAGCTGCTAAAGCCAAGTTTACAAGAATTGTTATTGTAGCTGTGAGTATTGTGGCCATAAGAGTGTTCCTTAAACTTTGTACACATAGCATAGCTTTTTTATCATCACCCTGCACCATCACAAACCAAATCAAAGGAACATTTAAAGTTTTGTTACCCAAATCATGGACAAATATATATTACTACTATgcattagtttttcttttttctctcgCGGTTTAGACTTTCGTTATCTAGAAGTCGCATCCTCAATTAATTTGGTCGAgctataaaggaaaaaaaaaggccCGACTAAAGTTGTTTAAACATGTTGGTACTGAGTTTCTCGGCCTTTTGACTTataatttgtcaatttttttctctatagGGACAAAAGAAGGGGTATTAACTTAGTGGTAGAGTGTCACCTTAGCGTGgtgaaattaatttgttataagtTCAAGTCTAAATATCATGACAAAAATTCTAAATTCTAGTTTCAAGCTAGAATTGACTTCAAAGACAATCAATTATACTCACGAATATTCaaatatgtcaaaatcaattaacGACGGTTGAATTAATTATATGCCTACTTCAAAATTGAAACTAAACATGCACTAACATGCGATGATTACCTGATTTAAGTTAAGACCCCAAGCAGTCCTCCTTAACTTATCAATTCCAAAAGTTGTGTGTGAAGGTTTGTTCTTGATTTTGTAACAAAGAAAGGCATGGTAAATTATTGTAATGAGAAAGCTCAAAGGGACTAATATGGTATCCAAGAAAATACCTTCTCCCATCTTTCTTAGTGatgaaggaagaaaaaaaacacctaACTTTAGCCTTAGAGGGTGTTGGTTTGGTTGGTATGCTTGAATGATTTGAGATGCCTTCTTATAATGGAACTTCGCATGTTGAGTGCAATGGAAAGCTAGCATAacgtataataaaaaaataaatagtgcaTGAGGTATATAGTTTTTTAATTGAAGATAGTGGTATACaactttttttcatataaagtGGAAATGATACAATGGACACTAAAGTTAGCGTGGGGATTGAGTCACTAGTCATACGTAGCTCATGTGTGTATGGATAATACCATactcctccgtcccaaaatataaggaaatgTTGGTCAagaaaagtgaatgtatttaatccaaatttttaattaaatacatcaaatttctttgactcacttttgcttatattttgggacagagggagtatgctccaaaataaaaagtcaaatttgAAGCAGGGAATTAGTGACCTAACTAAATATTCACTAGCCAATGCTATTGATTAGATACATATATAGACTTACTTGCTAATATATTGGGTATACAAATTTCACATAGATATATTTAATGGAGAGCATTCACTAAGATCCAGATTTCACGCTATCACACAGTTACTATTATTGACGGTCGGATCTAAAATCAATGGTTATATAAGATTGATTATAGTTAATTTGGTGATGTTTAATCTGAATCATCCAATCTCTTATCAATGATTATGATTTAAAACTGTGTGAAACTGCGTATTGTGATTACAGCAGACAATCTTGGTCTTCACTAATTGGTTAATAGTTAAGATGTAACAATTGAGATaagttgtttcaaaaaaaaaaaatgagataagTTGAGTGAAAAAATATTGAGAGAATTTGTTCTCAAGTTTAGGAGATGTGAACCATTTAATgggtttatatgaatttttcaaattcaattttatattgttataatattattaatatttaaaatatattaatcataaatatttatttatcattgtttataaaaacactcaaaaaatgtaaaaaatttattgatattAACTATTAAACTAgctcataaatatattttttcacttCAGATAATAAGGGTAACATTGACTAAGATTACAAGAAGAAATTGCTACCAAACATATTTATTTTGGTCATATAATTTTAAGCTAATTAAAAAGTATCCACTATATATAAGCTTGAAAATTAATCTTGTCAAATTAGAGCCATAAATATATTGGACAGATTTTACTGTCCTGTTCAAAAATAGGGATCCATCCTGTTTTGTTAATCAATAGAAATAAGTTTCAATTTAACAAAATTATGAATGCATAATTTAAGGTGATTTCTCCTCTCAATCAATTTATGGAGTTCAGATATGCTCCATTAGCTTATCCTCCATTAGCTTCCATTACCTTGCTAAGATCATGACATGTG
This genomic interval from Trifolium pratense cultivar HEN17-A07 linkage group LG6, ARS_RC_1.1, whole genome shotgun sequence contains the following:
- the LOC123889678 gene encoding uncharacterized protein LOC123889678 codes for the protein MGEGIFLDTILVPLSFLITIIYHAFLCYKIKNKPSHTTFGIDKLRRTAWGLNLNQGDDKKAMLCVQSLRNTLMATILTATITILVNLALAALNNNAFNASHLFTSEFFGSKSDKIFVLKYGSASICLLISFLCSSMAIGFLIDANFLMNAYGDFLSGGYTQSVIEKGFTLAFVGNRVFCVAIPLMLWMLGPVLVFLASIALVCLLHEFDYVPKLPQSHKRCTNVK